The Tachysurus vachellii isolate PV-2020 chromosome 25, HZAU_Pvac_v1, whole genome shotgun sequence genomic sequence ACCGTAGAGTGAAGGGAAAGAGTCCGGGTGTGATGTTCCTGCCTGGCTACGGCTCCAACATGAACGGACCGAAAGCAGAAGCTCTAGAGGAATTCTGCAGGTCTTTAGGTCATTCGTATGTGAGGTAAACACACTTTAATCTCACGTCTCGTTACTCGCTTGTTCACGTTATGTAACTCGGGTGTATTAACAGATCAACAGACTTTCTCATAACTGTGATGAGGACGTGATGGTCCAGCGGTCAAGGCGCTGGgttcctaatcagaaggtcTGTGTTCAAgaccacaagctgctgagacatcgaagttgggtccttgagcaaggcccttaacctcaccttaACCTCCAGGGGCAGCGCAAgatgaccctgcgctctgaccccaggctcataatagcctGGGATATGCAAAAATTAGAgtgaagtcatggcctaatggttagagagtttgactcctaaccctaaggttgtgggttcgagtctcggtccggtgcccttgagcaaggaaccactcccaactgctccccgggcgctgcagcTTAAATggcgtgtgtgttcactgtgtgtgttcactgctgtgtgtgctcactttggatgggttaaatgcagagaactaattctgagtatgggtcaccgtacttagctgtcacgtcacgtcacgtcacgtcattaataacagaacaaaagtaacctgtgaatgtgtgttgttttttttgtttgttttttttttatttacttgagAGGGAATCTGTTATAACCTCAATAAAAGTCGTAAtttttggcaaattgctgtcacatatgaggaagaaaacacttCAGCGTACATTTTAAGAAAGTAATCCACTTCACGCTGGTAGCAGTGACTCCACcgtgtcattgattatttttctataacaacacGCCCCcgatgttttattcctcacacgGATAAATCGACGTCGATGCTGTTTGTGTGCTCATGTAGGTTTGATTATTCCGGTCATGGAGCCTCAGAAGGTGTTTTCTCAGAGGGAACGATTGGAAGCTGGAAGAAGGACGTTCTCTTTATGATGGATGAAGTTGCAGAAGGACCTCAGGTGAAGTAATAATTGCTTATTAGTGACGGTAGTCTAATCGGTCGGTGGACAGCTCAGtttgtctggattttttttctttgtaatttatattttattctgatttctttttcctcgaaaacagtttttttttttactgaaggaTATGGAAAAAATTCAGGCCTATAGAAATAACGATGTAATAGCAATACAGCCATAACTCATGTCGCACTTTATAACATTTTGCACACAATGACATTAAGTAGCTTTATCAAATAACTAAGAATAGACCATTTCTTTCGCCACCTCACCGGTGTGATTAAAAATGACCTTAATAAACAAGACGAATCAGCAGGGAGAATGTCAACACGATCCGTCAACACTTACTAATTCAGTCATTTTCCGCAGGAGACTTTAAATGATTTGGGTTTAAAACGATTGGGTTCAGTGCAGATGACTGACGCTAATGGTGCAGTAAtttgttaatcttttttatttctttttaattgattcatttatttatttatgctgcaGATTCTTGTGGGCTCAAGCATGGGCGGCTGGCTGATGCTGCTCGCCGCTATCGCTCGCCCCGAGAAGACCAAAGCCCTGGTGGGCATTTCAACAGCAGCCGATCATTTCGTCACAGAGTTTAAATCACTTCCTCTACAGGTAAGAGACGTTTTTGCTACGTCACACGAACAACGCCAGAAAAACAGTCGTGTTTTGAGAGACATATTTGCACTTATGTCGTGGGATGAGATAAAAATATTGTTAAggcaacaaaaacatttattactgGTGCAGATTTCAAATCATAGCTTATTGTCATATTTGTGTAGCACTGGAGAGAAACTAAAATACGACTTTCTGAGTACATCCTCAAACGAAACATGAGGAAAAACCGCGTTGTTATTTCTGCAGAACTTTCTGTTTGTGACTTTAGACCTGCAGATGAAAAGTCCAGGAAGCAGAATAAACTTTTTGACAAGTTTGCTCGATTCTTaagaaatgagaagaaagaGCAACTTGACAATCGGATCCACTGTTTTCCAGAGATCGCTGTTAATgccttgtttatttctttctccgTACATCAGACAAGAAAGGAGTTTGAAGAACAGGGCGTGTGGAAGTTCCCGACCAAATGCAACGAGGAAGGTGTGTACACTGTTAGCATGGACTTGCTGAAGGAAGCAGAGAACCACTGCGTGCTACAGAGCCCCATCCCTATCACGTGCCCAGTGCGTCTCATCCACGGCCTGAAGGACGAAGACGTACCTTGGCACATCTCCATGCAGGTTGCCGAGCGAGTCCTGAGCAACGACGTGGACGTCATCCTCCGGCGCCAAGGGCAGCACCGAATGACTGACAAGGATGACATCAAGCTCATGGTGTACACCATCGATGACCTCATCGACAAGCTGACCACAATGGCATAACTGCCAGAACGACAAACAGCCAAAACTTCCCGAGAGAACCTGTTTCCTTAGTGCCTTTATTTACTgcctcattttttttgtttgtttgtttttgtttgttttaccttTCAGTTTACACTTCGTTATCAGATTAGAGTCTGATTAAAGCTGCTCTTTTTGACTGTATTATTCTCCTGGTTTATTACCGCAGACTCCAGTGCCTTCTTTACCACATCATGTTAACCAAATAAATCTTGTTCTAGTCATTGTGACACACCGTGATTTGTTTCTGTGATTTCATCTAGCTGACGCTCCACAGCTGACCTTTTGATTCAGATTTCATCTCCACTCTGTCCTGTGTGTCTGATGTCTGTATTGAGCCTCTCGCTCCACTCCAGGAATTACTCTGGTGTTTATTAACATGCGATTAGGACACAGTGCGTGCAGTGAGCCGTGACTCGCTCGCCAGCCGCAACGCTTCAGCTCACCCCACAACTACCAGAGTGACCTTTCAGCCAGTCACCGATGACACGCAATCAGCCGGAGAAATGAACAGGGACGTAACGCTGCAGTGCGCTCGCTTTATTAAAACACCCGTGTGTAGGAGCAGCCAGGAACGACTCTGAGATTCACTCAGCATCGCAGCACCACTTCAAATTAATATCTCACTTCAACTATCCAACTGTAATTCAAATATCctctttatacatttatttatatgttagcttatatatatttagttagttatttttgtattgtgttttctgaagccatttattcctttttaagcAGTTATGAGGATTCTCtagaattttatttcaaattatttttgtaCTGTGATGGACAGGTGTAGTGCTGGATTGAATTCTTGCACCATGCACATATCGTCCTAAGAGAATCTCTCACCATCAGAGCTATGACCAGGTTACTGAAGatcagtgagtgaatgaataaacgaatgaatgaatgaatgaataaataaacgaatgaataaaccaacaaatgaataaatgaatgaataaataaataaacaacgaatgaataaataccgctgaattaattaattaattgacgaacaaataattaaatgaatgaatgaataaataaatgcatgaacgAACGAacaaatgaatgtatgaatgaatctGAAGTCTCCATTTCATTTACCAcgtctattttatatttttctagaGAAAAGAAGTGAAGGGTGCCATTAATTCTGGAGCTGTTTGCATCCTGTAGGCAGTTTGTTGTTGTGTGGTTGTGAGGATGCACAATAACACATAATAGGTCACAtaacaacactgtgtgtgattGGATTAGCACAGATCCTGGACCTGCTGGTCCTGATGCTACTGAACGTCTGCACAGGATACAAACTGAGATGCGCTGAATGCAGCTGAAACATTTCTCTTTATTAGAATTCTAAGGtttacatctttatttatttagtatttattgcgtgtctgtgtgaaaCGTACGGTGTAAAGTGTCTCGTGCTGCTGGATGTCCGGGTCAGTGCACGGTGTCAGTATGTGTACTGAATGTTACGCACGTGGCTCAGTACTTTATATTCAGTATCAATACTTCTGTCATTGGCTAGCAGGGTCTCGAGACCTTGTTGTGACGCCTGCCTATATAACGGGGCTCGTGCCACCGGGACGGCGTGTCCGCGCGCGCCCCACCCAGATCTGCATGGACGCTTCATTTCCGCGTCTCCAGAGAGCGCGCGCAGGACATCAGACTTTAACGGGAGCAtcattttcctcctcctccggTGAGTCTCTCAAAACATCACTGGAGTTTATATAAAGTCAAACCTGCCATTAAACCTTTTATGCAGTGTTTTTAAtctctaatttatttttattacgttttaatatatataatttttatttttttttattattattactttatttttttatttattattataaatgaaatgtCTGATTGCTACTTAGGGAAATATATTAAtgtctaaaataaacattaccaATGTATACATGCCATATAGACAGCTGGGTTGCCAGATCGATGAGATTTTATTCAGTATGAAACAGTAGTTTAGGTGAATTATCTGTAAATTGTTTGTGAGAAATGGAACTGAATTTTCTCCACCAAGTACTTTTGTAGGTTTGTATTTTGATGTCACTAACAGTGtaaaatttacaataaaaaacaaaaaaaaaacagctttatgtTTTACTTTAAAAGTAGAAATTACTGAGCAAGTTGAAATGTGCAacataaaatcacatttatgatttatttttatgttcaaTATATAAATGTAGTTTGTCTACTAAAGCACGTTTTGTAATGGATGTTGTATctaaatgatatatataatgtataatgtaggaagacacaatctggcaacccggatTGGTTTAAAATGAGTGACCACACCCTGGCTGCTGGAAAACTGTCACACCATCTCATCAAGGCATCACATCATCTCTCATATGTATTGATTCATGTGTCCTGATACACATTCGTACATTTAACGATGATCTTAAAAACGGTTGATGGAATGATTTTGTCTTCAAACTGTtgatataagtgtgtgtttgtgtctgtgtgtgtgagcagataTAACTCTGTATCTCAGTATATCACTGCAAATTCGAGTTACCccaaaaagtgaagaaaaaaaaacatctccatGTTTCTATGCTGCACTGATTTAGAAAACTATGTCCGATTGTGTTTTCTAGTATTTACTCACCAAAAGATCTGACAGGTTCACTGAGAGTGATCTAGAAAGCCAGCTGTCATGGCGAACAGAGGCCCGAGTTACGGCCTGAGCCGGGAGGTGCAGGAGAAAATCGATCAGAAGTACGATCCCGATCTGGAGGCTCGGCTGGTTGACTGGATCGTTGCACAGTGTGGAGGAAATCTGGAAAGACCCCAGACAGGAAAGCAGAACTTCCAGAAGTGGTTAATGGATGGAACGGTGAGTTACTGCACCGATTGTGTTCTCTCTGAAGATTGTGTTCTTCCGACTCAAAGAATTGGACGTCTCTGTCACTTCCTGTGCTTCAGATCCTCTGCAGGCTCATTAACAGTCTGTACGCACGTGGTAAAGAGCCCATTAAAAAGATCCAGGAGACACAGATGGCCTTTAAGCAGATGGAGAAGATCTCACAGTTCCTCCAGGCAGCTGAGGCGTATGGAGTCATCACCACCGACATCTTTCAGACTGTAGATTTATGGGAAGGTACGATGATGGATGGATAACTTTTTTAGATATATAGATAAGAGATTTAGTTTTCAGGAATTTTCTCTAACAGACCAACTCTCAAGAGTAGGAACGTTAGGGTTTTAGATTGAATTGCTTAATTGtatccactgtgtgtgtgtgtgtgtgtgttggtttcttTGGACTTACCAGTTATCTACACACTAAAAGAGTTTATTAAGGTTTCTTTAGTCAGATAAGGGTTTTAGCAGGGTTTTGGAACCCTCTCTAGCGAGGaatctatttattttcactttaagGGTTAAAAGTGTGTCTACGATCCCAGTGTGCATTGGATCTCTCTCCCACAGGAAAAGACATGGCTGCCGTCCAGAGAACTCTGATGGCTCTGGGAAGTGTGGCGCTCACCAAGGATGACGGACATTACCGTGGCAACCGGGACTGGTTCCACAGGTGAGTGAGATCTTTCCAGAACTCTTCTGTTAAACTGTTCCCCATTTGTTCGCACTTGAACCTGCTTCATCCCTGACTTCAGGAAGTCTCAGTCTAACCGGAGGGAGTTTTCCGAAGAGCAGCTGCGCGGAGGCCAAAACCTGATCAGCCTGCAGATGGGCAGCAACCGCGGGGCATCCCAGGCTGGCATGACGGGGTACGGCATGCACCGCCAGATCATGTAACTAAGAGTGGAGGTGACCTACGACCTGCATCAGACACCCAGAAAACTTTAATCCCTGCAGAGGAGCAACATCTGGTTCAGTCAGTTTCATTAATGGATTGAGTAGAGCACTTTTAATACCAGTGTCCTTCATGTATGATATTCATTAATAACTTATTAGCATGATTACGGTgtcatttaatttttgtttactataatatacatgtttattactATCCAGAATTGGTATATTTCTTAATACGTGAAGTATTATTCAGTTTTGTTTGCACAGTGATTAAAAAATATCCATACaaaccttcctgtcagctttgTACCACATGTGAATGCAGAGCTGGATTTATTTCTTTGGTCCAAAAAAATAAGTTTGTCTTTCCTGTTGGAATTGTGTGTTATTATGCGTCAAAGTTTTGCTGGTGTTTGGTGAAGATGTTTAATAAATTGATATTATATTAACGGACTAATGGACTATCGTTTATTAGCAGTTAATCGACACACAGGAAGAAGAAAGGcatgtaaaataatgtaaaagaacatgaaattcaggtacatataaaaaaaagaaatgctctCATCCGCAGCCATGAAGTCAAACGTCAGCTTGAACTTCTGGGTTCATTCACGTAACAGATAaatattcttttcattttaaattacaagtttaaaatctaaataaacagATGTTTGTTGATGTGGCATATAGACCGAAAAGGTTAACATTCACTGGAACCGTGTTATATTGTACTACGTTATGTTAGATATCTTGTCACTGTGTTAATATTCATTGACATTTAGCATTGAAGTAGAAATAAATTCCAAAGGCTAAAGCATGCGTGAGTGGATTTTAAGTCTCTGCATTTATTAGCGGTAAATTTATAACAGTGTTTAATGAACCTGGCTGTGAGCTTCATGAAACTGGTTTTTCAGGGTCACCTTAATGAGACGCTTTAGTGACACCAAATACTTCAGAACAATACAAAGATCAAATCAAGATGGTTGCTTACATAACAATGATCCCAACATGACTAACAAATTAATAAGCAATTAATAAGCAACTAAATCCATCTGCAGATAAAAGGAACAACTATGTACCACTAAAGGTGAGGTGGCTCCTCATGCTGGTTGATCATTATCTGAATCGTTTATATGCAAAGCAGAAAGTAGATGATTTGTAACACATATAATTTTAATAAGTAACCTGCATAACCGCTGCATGACCAGATTCTCAAGATCAGCACCGTTTCTGTGAAGAACCGAGACAAGGCTAAAAGATCTGGGCTCTTGATTTGGGACTGTTGGACCTGTGCAGATCATGTCCTTTGCCaggtgtttttttctacacttcTTAGTAGTAGTGGGgatggttgtggtggtggtggtggtccaTGCCGCAGAGCAAGACTTTTCTGGAAAGAAtcctagctgtgtgtgtggacaccCAGGAATTCCGGGCAACCCAGGACACAACGGAATACCGGGGCGTGACGGCCGGGATGGAGCCAAAGGGGATAGAGGAGATCCAGGTGAGGATCTAGAAAGCTTTTAAATTCCCTTCCATCTTCTCTATTACTTCCATTAGTCTAGTACGTCCTAAATATCTAAAACTACtaaatattcagatatttaatcaacatttttgaccaatcagatttaataaTTTAGCAAAACCGTGGGAAAACTAAagtaaccttttttttctattgaaaGGTGAATTTGGGACATGTGGAGCATCAGGGAAGGATGGACCAAAAGGAGATAAAGGAGAACCTGGTCAAATTTCTCATCCTTGTATTTGTTAGAGATGTTGATGAATGCTGTGTATTTTAATAGCAAAGGAAATGCTTTGGTTGTCTTTGACAGGTGCGCCAGGTATCGATGGGCTTAAAGGGCGACGTGGTGAGACTGGAGAAAGGGGTCCACCTGGAAAAATGGGGCCTCAAGGCTTCTCAGGACCGCTTGGTCTTAAAGGGGTAAAGGGAGAGATGGGAATGCCGGGACCAAAGG encodes the following:
- the tagln3b gene encoding transgelin-3b encodes the protein MANRGPSYGLSREVQEKIDQKYDPDLEARLVDWIVAQCGGNLERPQTGKQNFQKWLMDGTILCRLINSLYARGKEPIKKIQETQMAFKQMEKISQFLQAAEAYGVITTDIFQTVDLWEGKDMAAVQRTLMALGSVALTKDDGHYRGNRDWFHRKSQSNRREFSEEQLRGGQNLISLQMGSNRGASQAGMTGYGMHRQIM
- the abhd10b gene encoding abhydrolase domain containing 10, depalmitoylase b, which produces MAAVVLTQCRGAARCYGAVHCVLTTRSQGVRQKSSAVQYVSRPDLPKLAYRRVKGKSPGVMFLPGYGSNMNGPKAEALEEFCRSLGHSYVRFDYSGHGASEGVFSEGTIGSWKKDVLFMMDEVAEGPQILVGSSMGGWLMLLAAIARPEKTKALVGISTAADHFVTEFKSLPLQTRKEFEEQGVWKFPTKCNEEGVYTVSMDLLKEAENHCVLQSPIPITCPVRLIHGLKDEDVPWHISMQVAERVLSNDVDVILRRQGQHRMTDKDDIKLMVYTIDDLIDKLTTMA